AAGGAGGAGCTGGCCGAGGTGGTCACCTTCTTGAAGTCGCCTGAACGGTTCACCTCCGTGGGCGCAAAGATCCCCAAGGGCGTGCTTTTGGTGGGCCCGCCAGGTACGGGTAAAACCCTGCTCGCCAAGGCGATTGCCGGTGAGGCGGGCGTTCCCTTTTTCTCGATTTCCGGCTCGGAATTTGTCGAGATGTTCGTGGGGGTCGGCGCCTCAAGGGTGCGGGATCTGTTCCGCAAGGCCAAGGCCAAGGCACCCTGCATCGTCTTTATTGACGAAATTGATGCGGTGGGCCGCCAGCGGGGCGCCGGTATTGGCGGTGGCAACGATGAAAGGGAGCAGACCCTCAACCAGCTGCTCACCGAAATGGACGGTTTTGCAGACAATTCCGGTGTGATCCTGCTGGCGGCCACCAACCGGGCAGACGTGCTCGATACGGCCCTGATGCGGCCGGGTCGATTTGACCGCCGGATCCATGTCGACCTGCCAGATCGCAGGGGTAGGGAAGCAATCCTGGCGGTTCATGCCCGCACCAGACCCTTGGCTGAGGAGATTTCCCTGGCCGATTGGGCCAGCCGCACCCCGGGCTTTTCCGGGGCAGATCTGGCCAACCTGCTCAATGAGGCGGCGATTCTCACGGCCCGTTGGCACAGGCAGTCGATCGACGCCGAAGCCCTCAATGGCGCCCTGGAGCGGATCACCATGGGTCTGGCGGCTTCACCGCTCCAGGACAGTGCCAAAAAGCGGCTTATCGCTTACCACGAAGTGGGCCATGCCCTGCTCACCAGCCTGGTGCCCCACGCCGACAAGCTCGACAAGGTGACCCTGTTGCCCCGCGCCGGCGGGGTCGGTGGTTTTGCCCGCACGATGCCGGATGAGGAGATCCTCGATTCGGGACTGATCAGTAAGGCCTACCTGCGGGCCCGCATGGTGGTGGCCCTCGGGGGCAGGGCTGCGGAAATCATGGTTTTTGGACCTGCTGAGGTGACCCAGGGGGCCTCCAGCGATTTGGAGATGGTGGCGCGCATCGCCCGGGAGATGGTTACTCGCTACGGCTTTTCAAGCCTGGGTCCGGTGGCCCTGGAGGGGGATGGGGCTGAGGTTTTCCTGGGCCGCGACTGGCTGAGGAGTGAGCCTGGCTACTCCAGGGAAACCGGCAACCGAATAGATGGCCAGGTGCGTCAACTAGCAGTAGGTGCCCTCGAGCAGGCCCTGGCCGTGCTCACCCCGCGCCGCGCCCTAATGGACGCCCTGGTTGAGCGCTTGATCGAGGAGGAAACAATTGAGGGTGATTCATTTCGCGCCTTGCTAGGGCAGCACGAGGCCTTGGCCCAGGTGGTGGTTGGAGTTTGAGGGCTCAGGCGAAGCGGATATCGAGGCTGCGCAGGTAGGTCATCAGGCCCGCATCCTGGATGGGGAGGAGATAGGCAGTACTGCCGCTTTCATTCACATGGGCATGCCAGTGGCCAGGGGGAGTGATGAAGGCTCCTCCGGCCTGCCAATCGATCCGCTTTGGATCCCGGATGGAGCCGTCGGCCTCCAGCTCCGTGCCCACCAGGGTGTAGCAGCCTGGCTCGCACTCGGTAATCAGATCTAGGGCCACCGATTGGTGCCGGTGGGGGGCCTGGCTGGCGCCGGCAGGCACCATGCCAAACATCGCCCAGAGCACGTGCGTGACCGTGCGGGTGTTGGGCAGGTCGCTGTTGGCAAGCAGCAGGCTGAGGCGATTACTGCGGGCGCTGCTGAGATCGGCCGCCAGCTTGAGGAGCTCTTCCTTAAGCCAGGTACCGGGGTAATAGGTGGTCTCAAACCTGGGCAGGCTCGGCACCACGCCGAGGTAGTTGAGTAGGGGAGCGTCGTGCACCCAGTACAAAACGCTGGTGCTGTCTGCTTCCAGTAGGGGCGCCGCCCCCGCCGGCAGCACGAACAGATCACCCTGGTTCCAATTCAGGCACACAGGTTCGCTTTTGGCCTCACCGGGGCGTCCGCACCGACCACTGCCGGAGAGCACAAAGAACAGTGAGCTGGTGGCATTGGCGGCGGCTTTTACCGCCTCGCCGGCATCTAGACGGATGAAGTGGGCCGCTAACCCTGGACTGGTGGCCGGTCCAGCCGCACCAAGCTCGGCACTGAGATCGAGGGGCAGGATGGCGCTGGAGCCTGAAGCATGGAGCTCGGGCCCCCAGGAGTGGTAGGGGATTGGATCGCTCAGGCCCCGGCGCACCGGATTGGCGGCCTGGCGGTAATCGAACAGCAGCGCCTTGCTGTCATTGTTGGGGTGGATCGCTGCCGAACACACCATCGGATGGGGACCAGGATCTGCCATAGGAATTGGCTTCCTCAACCCCCAGCTACGGCGGGCACAATGCTCACCTCATCACCATCGGCCAGGGGGGTGGCCTGGTTATCGAGGAAGCGGATGTCTTCGCTGTTTACATAGACATTCAGGAAGCGGCGCAGCTTGCCCGCCTCGTCACAGAGCCTGCCCTTGATGCCGGGGTATCGGGCCTCCAGGGCATCCAGCAGGGCGTCCACGCTGGTGGCCTCGAGTTCGGCGCTGGCCTCGTCGTTGGTGAACTTCTGGAGGGGGGTGGGGATCAGAACCTGAACGGCCATTGGTTTTAGTTAGGGCGTAATTGGAGGCAGGTGGGGTCAATCAGCAGCTTGGTCCTAATGGCTTGCCTGGGCCTTCTGCCAGGCGGCCTTAAAGCTGTCGAGCTGGGCTTCGATTAGGTAGGGCTCACCAATGGAGCCGGCAATCGCTTCAGTGGTTTTGAGGCCGTTGCCGGTGATGTAGGCCACGGTGGTTTCATCGGGATTGATCTTGCCCTGTTCCACCAGCTTTTTCAGCACGGCAATAGTTGTGCCACCGGCTGTTTCGGTGAACACACCCTCGGTTTCGGCCAGCAACTTGATTCCTTCGATGATTTCGTCGTCGTTGACGGCGGCAATCGTGCCCTTGGTTTTATTGGCGATGTCGATGGCGTAGGGGCCGTCGGCGGGGTTGCCAATCGCAATCGACTTGGCGATGGTGTTGGGCTTCACCGGAGTGATGAAATCGCGGCCCTCGGCAAAGGCTTGGGCGATGGGGCTGCAGCCCTCGGCCTGGGCGCCGCTGAAGCGCACGGACTTCTCTTCCACCAGGCCCACCTTGATGAATTCATCAAAGCCCTTGCGGATTTTGGTGAACAGGGAGCCAGAAGCCAGGGGGGCCACGATGTGGTCAGGCAATTGCCAGCCCAGCTGCTCGATCACCTCATAGCCAAGGGTTTTGGAACCTTCGGAGTAGTAGGGACGCAGGTTGATATTTACAAAGCCCCAGCCAAAGGTGTTGGCCACCTCTGAACAGAGGCGATTTACCTGGTCGTAGTTGCCATGCACCGCCATCAGAGTCGGGTTGTAAACCAGGGTGCCCAGCACCTTGCCCAGCTCCAGGTCGCTGGGGATAAACACACAGCACTCGAGGCCGGCGTGGGCGGCGATGGCAGCCGTGGAATTGGCCAGGTTGCCCGTGGATGCACAGCTCACCGTGGTGAAGCCCAGCTCCTTGGCGCGGGTGAGGGCCACCGAAACCACCCTGTCCTTGAAGGAGAGGGTGGGCATGTTTACGCCGTCGTTTTTGATGTAAAGGCTTTTGAGGCCAAGGCGCTTGGCCAGGTTGTTGGCCTTCAGCAGGGGGGTAAAACCAGTGCCCACATCGATCGGATCGCCCTCTATGGGCAGGAAATCCCTGTAGCGCCAGATCGATGCGGGGCCGGCTTCGATCGTGGCGCGGCTGACTCGATTTTTGATCGCCTCGTAGTCGTAGACGACCTCCAGGGGGCCAAAGCAGACGTCTTCACAGACGTGGCGGGCCGTTGCCTCGTAGGGATGGCCGCATTCCTTGCAGCGCAAGCCAGTGAAGGTGGAGCGAGAAAGGGTGGCTGTCACGGTCACGCCTAGCGATACCAGACCTTAACAGCGACTTTTGATCCGCCTGCTAAAAGCCGACCTTCGACATCGGGATTTATTTGGATGGTTTTGCTAGGGCGCTGCGGCTGCCCCTTGCGCAGACGCAGCTCCTGCTTAGGGTCGGCTACAGAAGCGCTGCAGGCATTTCCTTGGCTCCTCGGCAGTCCCCCCGATTAGGCGTCCGCTCCGGGGCCGGCACTGCGCTTGCTGGCATTGCGCCTCTTGCCTGGCTTTGCCTTGGTTTGGCGCTGGCCTTGGGCCTGTTTGTGCTGGCAGGACGCCTCAGTATTGAGTGGCAGTGGTTTAGTGAATTCCAGGCCCAGGGCATGCTTTTGCGCCGCTGGCTGCTGCAGCTGAGCGCCTTTGTCCTGGTGATGGGCCTAGGGGTTCCCCTGCAGCTGCGGCAGCTGCAGCGCTGCTGGCGATTACGGCTCGAGGCATCTCGTAAGCAACTTCCCAACTCACCCCTTTTCCCCCTGGCGCGCCTGGGCTTGATCGGGCTGCTTCTGCTGCTGCTTGCCCTTCTGGCCGGTGGCCTCACCTATTTGATGGTGCAGGCCCAGGATTTGATTGCGGCACCCTTTAGCGGCCAGGTGATCACTGGCATCCCGGTGCTCGCCGACCTGCCCCCACTGCTGCTGGTGGGTTTGGCGGCCGGCCTGGTGCTGCCCCTGTTGCGGTGGCCGCTAACGACCCTGCGGATTGCCCTGGCGGCGGCCCTGGCCGGTTCAGCGACGGCCCTGGCCCGGGGTTGGAGCCTCTGGCTGCCTGCCCTTTTGGCTGTGCCCTTTGGCCAGGCCGATCCGATTACGGGTCTGGATATCAGCTTCACGGTGCTGCAATTGCCCGCCTTTCGCCTGTTTTTGAGCGTGCTGCTGGCCCAGGGACTGGTGGGTTTTGCTGCTTGCCTCTGGCTCACCTTCACAGAGGGCAAAACCCTCTCCGAACTGGCATTTGTGGGGCTGAGTAGGGCCCAGAAAAAGGTCCTGCAGCCCCAGCTGGCCCTTCTGGCCCTGGCCGCCGCCCTGGGCACGGCGCTTGCCCCCTTCGCCCTGATGGTGGAGGGCAGTGGGGTGGCCAGTGGGGCTGGTTTTGTCGATCTGCACGTGCGCCTGCCCCTGCGCCTGCTGTTGGCCCTGCTCCTGGCCCTCACCGCCGGTGGCCTGATGGTGCCCCTGCCTGGGGGCTGGTTGCGGCGAGGAATTTTGGTGCCCTTGGCCACCGCGGCAGCCCTGGTGCCGATCACCGAAGGGGTGGTGGCCCCCCTGGTACAGCGCCTGGTGGTGCAGCCGCGGGAATTGTTGCTGGAGACGCCATACCTCAAGCGCAGCATCAGGGCCACCCGGGAGGCATTTGGCCTCTCGACCATGCACAGCAGCGTGTTTGAGCCCCGCCAAAGGCTTACGCCTGGGGATTTGAAGCAGGCCTCCGGCACCATTGCCAATATCCGCCTCTGGGATAGCCAACCCCTACTTGCCACCAATCGGCAGCTGCAGCAGCTTCGCCTCTATTACAGCTTTCCCTCTGCGGCGGTCGACCGCTATCCCCTGCTCGGCGACCCCCAGCGCAATGGCTCCCAGCAGGTGTTGATTTCTGCCCGGGAGCTCGATACGGCTGCCCTGCCGAGTGGCTCAGATACCTGGCTGAACCGCCACCTGGTCTTTACCCATGGCTATGGCTTTACGGTCTCGGCCGTAAATGCAGCCGGGCCCGATGGTCTGCCCCTTTATTTCGTAAGGGACCTGGGCCGGGGGGGCAAGGTTCAAGGCATCCCCCAGCTTGGGGTCAGCAATGGCCGTGCCCGGGAGGTCTTGCCGGTGGGCCGCCCCCAGCTCTATTTCGCCTCGGCCAAGGCCCCCTATGTGATCGCCCCCTCCCAGGTGCGGGAGTTCGACTACCCGGATGGGGATCTGAATGTCTACACCCGCTACGACGGCGAAGCGGGTGTGCCGATTGGAACGCCCCTGCGGCGCCTGCTGGTGGCGAGCTACCTGGGGGAACCGCGCCTGTTGGCTAGTGGTTCGCTCAATCCCCAATCCAAGCTATTGATTCGCCGCCAGGTGAACCAGCGGCTTGCTGCCCTATTTCCATTTTTGCGCTTTGAAAGCCAGCCCTATCTCGTAACTGCCCGGGTGGAGCAGGGGGCGGGATACGTGGCGGGTCAGCACCAGTACTGGATGCTCGATGGCTTTACGACTAGCCGCAGCTATCCCTATTCCGATCCGAACCCGGCGGGAATTCGCTACTTCCGCAACCCCGTAAAGGCGGTGGTGGATGCCTTTAACGGCAGGGTTTGGCTCTATGTGAGTGATCCTGCCGATCCGATCCTGCGCACCTGGCGCCGCGCCTTCCCGGAGCTGTTTCAGCCCTTAACGGCCATGCCCAAACCGCTCCTGGCCCATATCCAGGTGCCCCAGAGCCAATTCAATATCCAGGCCGAGCGCCTACTTCGTTATCACGTCACCGACGTGCGCACCTTCTACAACGGTGACGACGTCTGGTCGGTGCCCCTGGAGATCTATGGATCCAGCAATACCCCGGTGCGTCCCTATCACGTAACGATCCAGTTGCCGGGCCAGAGCAACCCTGAATTTGTGCTGCTGCTGCCCTTCTCACCCCTCAAGCGCGCCAACATGGTGGGTTGGTTGGCCGCCCGCAACGACCTGCCCCACTACGGCCAGACCCGCCTGGTGCGTTTCCCCCAACAGCGCCTTTTGCTCGGGCCCCAACAGATTTCAGCCCTGATCGAGCAGGATCCGGCCATTAGCTATCAATTTGGGCTCTGGAACCGGGTGGGTTCGAAGCTGATCCACGGCAATCTGCTGGTTTTGCCCGTGGGTAAGGGGCTCTTGTATGTGGAGCCGATCTATTTGCAATCTAAAAACAATGAGTTGCCCACCCTGGTGCGGGTGGTGGTGACCGATGGGGTCAATTTTGTGATGGAGCGCAATTTGCAGGATGCCCTTAAGCGCTTGGCCAGCAGGCTTTAGCCCGGGTGCTCCCCCACCAGTGGGGACATAAAAAAGGGGGCCCTTAGGCCCCCGAAACTCAAATTTGCGAACTGCCCGTTTGCGAACTGCCCGCCTGCGTCTGATCAAAGAGCGCCTTTCTCGTAGAGACCGGCGTAGTAGTTGATGTCGCGCTGCTTGATCTTGCTGGCGTTGCCGGCACACCAGAACTGCTGGTAGCGATCCAGGCACACCTGCTTCATGTACTGGCGGGCAGGCTTGTTGAAGTGGCGGGGATCGAAGTTCGCGGGATCCTTGGCGGCAGCTTCCCGGACAGCGGCGGTGAAGGCCAGACGGTTGTCGGTGTCGATGTTGACCTTGCGCACACCGTTGCGGATGCCTTCCTGGATTTCTTCTACGGGCACGCCGTAGGTCTCTGGGATGGCGCCTCCGAACTTGTTGATCATGTCCAGCCATTCCTGGGGAACGGAGCTGGAGCCGTGCATCACCAGGTGGGTGTTGGGGATGGCCTTGTGGATTTCGGCGATGCGGCTGATGGCCAGCACTTCGCCGGTGGGTTTGCGGGTGAACTTGTAGGCGCCGTGGCTGGTGCCGATGGCAATAGCCAGGGCATCTACCTTGGTCTTGGCGACGAAGTCAGCCGCTTCGGCGGGGTCGGTGAGCAGCTGGCTGTGGTCGAGCTTGCCCTCGAAGCCGTGGCCGTCTTCGGCCTCACCCATGCCGGTTTCCAGGGAACCGAGGCAACCCAGTTCGCCCTCCACACTGACGCCGATGGCGTGGGCCACGTCCACCACTTCCTTGGTGACGGCCACGTTGTACTCGTAGCTGGCGGGGCTCTTGGCATCGGCCATCAATGAGCCGTCCATCATCACCGAGGTGAAGCCGTTGGCAGCGGCGCCAAAGCAGGTGGCGGGGCTGTTGCCGTGGTCCTGGTGCATCACCACCGGGATGTCGGGATAGGTCTCAACTGCGGCCAGGATCAGGTGGCGCAGGAAGTTTTCACCTGCGTACTGGCGGGCACCGCGGGAAGCCTGGAGGATGACCGGGCTGTCGGTCTCCTGGGCAGCCTCCATGATCGACTGGACCTGCTCCAGGTTGTTTACGTTGAAGGCAGGAATGCCATAGCCGTTTTCTGCGGCATGGTCGAGCAGCAGCCGAAGCGGTACGAGCGCCATAGGAAATCCTCTGGGAGCAGGAGGGAACTGGCGGCGACTCTACGGGATGCCCCTAAAGGGTCTGGGTGTCGCCAAAGCCCTTGCGGGACCAGTCGCAACACCTCTGACTCAGGAATGCTTCCCCCAGCCCTGGCACCATCGGTCGCCCTTCCCTAATGGCGGCACTCCACCAGCCCTGGAGGCGCTCCACTGGGGCGATGCGCCCGTCCTCCCAGGCGCGACCAAAGCGCAGGGCGGGATCGGCTTCCAGGGGGCGAAGGGGCTCTCCGTTTTGGGCTAGCCAGAGGCCGAATCCATGCACGTAATCGGCCTGGTTACTCGATCCGAGCACGGCCGTCGCCTCGCTGCCATAGAGCTCAATCCAGTAGCCCCGGCCCTGGCGGGTGACGGCCCCGAGGTTCAGTTGGGCCGGAACCATATGGCCCTGGCAGGTTTCCAGCTCCATTTGCACCAGGGCAATATCTTCCGCGTCCACCGTGGCCATCTGGCCGCCAGGGCCGGATGGCTGGGCATCTGGAATCGGTCGCTGGCGGATGGCCGTGTGGAGCTGGCTGCGCAGGCTGCTGGTGGGGCCCACCAACCAGTGCAGGGTGTCGAAGGCATGGGTGCCCAGGGACCCCAGTACGCCTCCCCCCTCACTGACCTGGGAATACCAGTTCCAGGGTCGACTGGCGTCGGCTCGGCTGCCCATCAACCAATCGAGTTTGACGAGGTAAAGCTCCCCGAGGGCACCGGATTTGACCAGGGCCGCAAG
This genomic interval from Cyanobium sp. WAJ14-Wanaka contains the following:
- the ftsH gene encoding ATP-dependent zinc metalloprotease FtsH, whose amino-acid sequence is MSGSLSPVSNGSPPATKGPLQRPANPAEVSYSSLIKAIGQGQVKDLELSLKQREVQVRFSDGLRASVPVFSNDQVLLRTAQQAKVPLTVRDDRQDAAVAGLVGNGLLVLLLLGGLTLLIRRSAQVANRAMGFGTSKARVQPEGGVPVRFEDVAGISEAKEELAEVVTFLKSPERFTSVGAKIPKGVLLVGPPGTGKTLLAKAIAGEAGVPFFSISGSEFVEMFVGVGASRVRDLFRKAKAKAPCIVFIDEIDAVGRQRGAGIGGGNDEREQTLNQLLTEMDGFADNSGVILLAATNRADVLDTALMRPGRFDRRIHVDLPDRRGREAILAVHARTRPLAEEISLADWASRTPGFSGADLANLLNEAAILTARWHRQSIDAEALNGALERITMGLAASPLQDSAKKRLIAYHEVGHALLTSLVPHADKLDKVTLLPRAGGVGGFARTMPDEEILDSGLISKAYLRARMVVALGGRAAEIMVFGPAEVTQGASSDLEMVARIAREMVTRYGFSSLGPVALEGDGAEVFLGRDWLRSEPGYSRETGNRIDGQVRQLAVGALEQALAVLTPRRALMDALVERLIEEETIEGDSFRALLGQHEALAQVVVGV
- a CDS encoding cupin; translation: MADPGPHPMVCSAAIHPNNDSKALLFDYRQAANPVRRGLSDPIPYHSWGPELHASGSSAILPLDLSAELGAAGPATSPGLAAHFIRLDAGEAVKAAANATSSLFFVLSGSGRCGRPGEAKSEPVCLNWNQGDLFVLPAGAAPLLEADSTSVLYWVHDAPLLNYLGVVPSLPRFETTYYPGTWLKEELLKLAADLSSARSNRLSLLLANSDLPNTRTVTHVLWAMFGMVPAGASQAPHRHQSVALDLITECEPGCYTLVGTELEADGSIRDPKRIDWQAGGAFITPPGHWHAHVNESGSTAYLLPIQDAGLMTYLRSLDIRFA
- a CDS encoding MoaD/ThiS family protein, whose product is MAVQVLIPTPLQKFTNDEASAELEATSVDALLDALEARYPGIKGRLCDEAGKLRRFLNVYVNSEDIRFLDNQATPLADGDEVSIVPAVAGG
- the thrC gene encoding threonine synthase — encoded protein: MTATLSRSTFTGLRCKECGHPYEATARHVCEDVCFGPLEVVYDYEAIKNRVSRATIEAGPASIWRYRDFLPIEGDPIDVGTGFTPLLKANNLAKRLGLKSLYIKNDGVNMPTLSFKDRVVSVALTRAKELGFTTVSCASTGNLANSTAAIAAHAGLECCVFIPSDLELGKVLGTLVYNPTLMAVHGNYDQVNRLCSEVANTFGWGFVNINLRPYYSEGSKTLGYEVIEQLGWQLPDHIVAPLASGSLFTKIRKGFDEFIKVGLVEEKSVRFSGAQAEGCSPIAQAFAEGRDFITPVKPNTIAKSIAIGNPADGPYAIDIANKTKGTIAAVNDDEIIEGIKLLAETEGVFTETAGGTTIAVLKKLVEQGKINPDETTVAYITGNGLKTTEAIAGSIGEPYLIEAQLDSFKAAWQKAQASH
- a CDS encoding UPF0182 family protein is translated as MALALGLFVLAGRLSIEWQWFSEFQAQGMLLRRWLLQLSAFVLVMGLGVPLQLRQLQRCWRLRLEASRKQLPNSPLFPLARLGLIGLLLLLLALLAGGLTYLMVQAQDLIAAPFSGQVITGIPVLADLPPLLLVGLAAGLVLPLLRWPLTTLRIALAAALAGSATALARGWSLWLPALLAVPFGQADPITGLDISFTVLQLPAFRLFLSVLLAQGLVGFAACLWLTFTEGKTLSELAFVGLSRAQKKVLQPQLALLALAAALGTALAPFALMVEGSGVASGAGFVDLHVRLPLRLLLALLLALTAGGLMVPLPGGWLRRGILVPLATAAALVPITEGVVAPLVQRLVVQPRELLLETPYLKRSIRATREAFGLSTMHSSVFEPRQRLTPGDLKQASGTIANIRLWDSQPLLATNRQLQQLRLYYSFPSAAVDRYPLLGDPQRNGSQQVLISARELDTAALPSGSDTWLNRHLVFTHGYGFTVSAVNAAGPDGLPLYFVRDLGRGGKVQGIPQLGVSNGRAREVLPVGRPQLYFASAKAPYVIAPSQVREFDYPDGDLNVYTRYDGEAGVPIGTPLRRLLVASYLGEPRLLASGSLNPQSKLLIRRQVNQRLAALFPFLRFESQPYLVTARVEQGAGYVAGQHQYWMLDGFTTSRSYPYSDPNPAGIRYFRNPVKAVVDAFNGRVWLYVSDPADPILRTWRRAFPELFQPLTAMPKPLLAHIQVPQSQFNIQAERLLRYHVTDVRTFYNGDDVWSVPLEIYGSSNTPVRPYHVTIQLPGQSNPEFVLLLPFSPLKRANMVGWLAARNDLPHYGQTRLVRFPQQRLLLGPQQISALIEQDPAISYQFGLWNRVGSKLIHGNLLVLPVGKGLLYVEPIYLQSKNNELPTLVRVVVTDGVNFVMERNLQDALKRLASRL
- the fba gene encoding class II fructose-bisphosphate aldolase (catalyzes the reversible aldol condensation of dihydroxyacetonephosphate and glyceraldehyde 3-phosphate in the Calvin cycle, glycolysis, and/or gluconeogenesis); translated protein: MALVPLRLLLDHAAENGYGIPAFNVNNLEQVQSIMEAAQETDSPVILQASRGARQYAGENFLRHLILAAVETYPDIPVVMHQDHGNSPATCFGAAANGFTSVMMDGSLMADAKSPASYEYNVAVTKEVVDVAHAIGVSVEGELGCLGSLETGMGEAEDGHGFEGKLDHSQLLTDPAEAADFVAKTKVDALAIAIGTSHGAYKFTRKPTGEVLAISRIAEIHKAIPNTHLVMHGSSSVPQEWLDMINKFGGAIPETYGVPVEEIQEGIRNGVRKVNIDTDNRLAFTAAVREAAAKDPANFDPRHFNKPARQYMKQVCLDRYQQFWCAGNASKIKQRDINYYAGLYEKGAL
- a CDS encoding Gfo/Idh/MocA family protein; this encodes MSAPLKVAVAGLGFGEKVHLAALRACPDTEPVALWHPRPERLESACRQQELPGHNDFDGLLADPAVEAIVIATPPAPRFGLARRALEAGKHLLLEKPVGLNSQEVAELQRLAIGLGLTVAVDFEYRAVPLFQQLAALVKSGALGELYLVKLDWLMGSRADASRPWNWYSQVSEGGGVLGSLGTHAFDTLHWLVGPTSSLRSQLHTAIRQRPIPDAQPSGPGGQMATVDAEDIALVQMELETCQGHMVPAQLNLGAVTRQGRGYWIELYGSEATAVLGSSNQADYVHGFGLWLAQNGEPLRPLEADPALRFGRAWEDGRIAPVERLQGWWSAAIREGRPMVPGLGEAFLSQRCCDWSRKGFGDTQTL